One genomic window of bacterium includes the following:
- a CDS encoding DUF4147 domain-containing protein: MPAERERKMTPARERLARIHRAALAAVEPEACVAAVAEGLAPARPLRVVAAGKAAAPMARALEAACGDRIRESFVVTKDGHGLEFLGSRVAEAGHPVPDARSEAAGIEALAVANRAMPDEAFVLLLSGGASSLLSTPLPGLHLADVAAATYALLEAGADIEALNTLRKHCTRVSGGRLARAAAQASEIHVLAISDVPGDDLSTLASGPCAADATTYVDAVRVTSGVDLPPAIREHLEAGREGNRDESLKPGDAALASVRSRILASNATARAAALEAARKDGLRPISLGGELRGEARVAAGRLVGLARSLEPEVPTLLVVGGETTVTVKGGGRGGRSQELALAAALALEEAPNIDLLAVGTDGTDGPTDAAGAFADAGSVARGSAAGMEARGRLEDNDAYTFFAAEGGLFVTGPTRTNVMDLVLLEVRPPGTGLDD, translated from the coding sequence GTGCCGGCGGAGCGTGAGCGCAAGATGACCCCGGCGCGCGAGCGCCTGGCTCGCATTCACCGGGCCGCCTTGGCCGCCGTGGAACCCGAGGCATGCGTTGCTGCGGTGGCGGAGGGTCTGGCGCCGGCTCGCCCGCTCCGCGTCGTCGCCGCGGGCAAAGCCGCCGCACCGATGGCGCGAGCATTGGAAGCGGCCTGCGGAGACCGGATTCGGGAGAGCTTCGTCGTAACGAAGGATGGTCACGGCCTGGAATTCCTCGGGAGCCGCGTCGCCGAGGCGGGCCATCCCGTTCCTGACGCACGGAGCGAAGCCGCCGGAATCGAAGCCCTGGCCGTTGCGAATCGGGCGATGCCGGACGAAGCCTTCGTCCTGTTGCTCTCGGGTGGCGCCTCGTCACTTCTCAGTACGCCCCTCCCAGGCCTGCACCTTGCGGATGTCGCGGCGGCCACCTATGCGCTCCTGGAAGCCGGGGCCGACATCGAAGCGCTCAACACCCTCCGCAAGCATTGCACCCGCGTGTCCGGTGGGAGATTGGCCCGCGCCGCAGCGCAGGCTTCGGAGATCCACGTGCTGGCCATCTCTGACGTGCCAGGTGACGATCTTTCCACGTTGGCCTCGGGGCCCTGCGCGGCGGATGCAACGACCTATGTAGACGCCGTTCGCGTGACGAGCGGAGTCGACCTGCCGCCGGCAATCCGCGAACACCTCGAGGCAGGGCGTGAGGGGAACCGGGACGAGAGTCTGAAGCCTGGAGACGCCGCTCTCGCATCGGTGCGCAGCCGGATCCTGGCTTCGAACGCGACGGCCCGCGCGGCTGCCTTGGAAGCCGCCCGAAAAGACGGGCTACGCCCGATCTCGCTCGGTGGCGAGCTTCGCGGAGAGGCGCGGGTCGCAGCCGGGCGTCTCGTGGGCCTGGCACGAAGCTTGGAGCCCGAGGTTCCGACCCTGCTCGTCGTCGGCGGGGAGACGACCGTGACCGTCAAGGGCGGCGGGCGAGGAGGGCGCTCCCAGGAGTTGGCCCTCGCGGCGGCGTTGGCGCTCGAGGAGGCTCCCAACATCGACCTTCTCGCAGTGGGAACCGATGGTACCGACGGACCCACCGACGCGGCGGGGGCCTTTGCGGATGCGGGAAGTGTGGCGCGGGGGAGCGCAGCCGGGATGGAGGCTCGGGGCCGGCTCGAAGACAACGACGCCTACACCTTCTTCGCAGCGGAAGGGGGGCTCTTCGTGACGGGTCCCACCCGAACGAATGTGATGGATCTGGTTCTTCTCGAAGTGCGCCCACCCGGCACAGGATTGGACGACTGA
- a CDS encoding AarF/ABC1/UbiB kinase family protein: MTRSGAPSLLSLATRFLVLLGLIGRAAWIWLIIVLDSRGVVRAAPGALVDRQVRFARRFVGIANRFKGGLIKLGQVASLRVDVLPEEVSDELARLQDRVAPHAALEIREQIEAELGRPVEDVFGRFENEPLAAASLGQVHEAELRSGERVAVKVLYPAVERSVAIDLAAARIGLWFFDWVTVADLRQVHQELAESIHGEMDYEREGRAAEEVARNLSRDPEVAAHVRIPVIHWEATARRVLTMEFLDGCKVNDTEGVEERGRDAESLVVWATRAFLHMMFRDGFFHCDPHPGNLLVCDDGRLGIIDFGMNKRIAPAVMAMLRESLLSSVSRDERRYAAALLAAGMIDPRDREAVEELLRISFSPEYWNLTPKEAAEIDFSVYLRRMRSQLKNIRSFRLPDGLVMWSRALTLLLGLATELAPGIRPLDVVGPYVVTFLAGDLPESPPTPSAAYSSAPSVS, encoded by the coding sequence GTGACCCGATCCGGCGCCCCGTCCCTGCTCTCGTTGGCAACCCGCTTTCTCGTCTTGCTCGGCTTGATCGGCCGCGCGGCCTGGATCTGGCTGATCATCGTGCTGGACAGCCGAGGCGTGGTTCGCGCGGCGCCGGGTGCCCTGGTGGACCGTCAGGTGCGCTTTGCCCGCCGCTTCGTCGGCATCGCCAATCGGTTCAAAGGCGGTCTGATCAAGCTTGGCCAGGTGGCGAGCTTGCGGGTCGACGTATTGCCCGAGGAAGTGAGTGATGAGCTGGCCCGGCTCCAGGATCGTGTGGCGCCCCACGCGGCCCTGGAGATCCGCGAGCAGATCGAAGCGGAACTCGGCCGCCCCGTGGAGGACGTCTTTGGCCGTTTCGAGAATGAGCCGCTGGCCGCAGCGAGCCTCGGCCAGGTCCACGAGGCGGAGCTTCGAAGCGGCGAGAGGGTGGCGGTCAAAGTGCTCTACCCAGCCGTCGAACGCTCCGTTGCGATCGATCTGGCGGCCGCCCGAATCGGCCTCTGGTTCTTCGATTGGGTGACCGTGGCGGATCTCCGCCAGGTGCACCAGGAGCTGGCGGAGTCGATCCACGGCGAGATGGACTACGAGAGAGAGGGACGCGCCGCCGAGGAAGTGGCGCGGAACCTGAGCCGGGATCCGGAGGTCGCGGCCCACGTGCGCATCCCGGTCATCCACTGGGAGGCCACAGCCCGCCGGGTTCTCACCATGGAGTTCCTGGATGGCTGCAAGGTGAACGATACGGAGGGCGTCGAGGAGCGTGGCCGAGATGCCGAGAGCCTGGTGGTGTGGGCGACGCGTGCCTTCCTGCACATGATGTTCCGAGACGGCTTCTTCCATTGCGATCCGCACCCCGGAAACCTCCTCGTCTGCGATGACGGACGCCTTGGAATCATCGATTTCGGCATGAACAAGCGCATCGCCCCGGCCGTGATGGCCATGCTGCGCGAATCCCTCCTCTCGAGCGTGAGCCGGGACGAGCGACGTTATGCCGCTGCGCTGCTCGCGGCGGGCATGATCGATCCGCGCGATCGGGAGGCTGTGGAGGAGCTTCTGCGCATCTCGTTCTCCCCGGAGTATTGGAACCTGACGCCCAAGGAAGCGGCCGAGATCGATTTCAGCGTCTACCTGCGGCGAATGCGTTCCCAGCTGAAGAACATTCGCAGCTTCCGCCTGCCCGACGGGCTGGTGATGTGGTCTCGCGCGCTGACCCTGCTGCTCGGTCTGGCCACGGAGCTGGCCCCGGGCATCCGGCCCCTGGATGTGGTGGGCCCCTACGTCGTGACCTTTCTGGCAGGCGATTTGCCGGAAAGCCCACCCACGCCGAGTGCCGCCTACTCTTCGGCTCCTTCGGTTTCGTAG
- the secG gene encoding preprotein translocase subunit SecG has product MTLFVTVLHVLVCVVLIVVVLLQRGKGAEMGAVLGGGGGNTVFGARGAGNFLTRLTTAAAVVFMFTSLILAYFARESADSTLFEEVPAAVAPAEEEAGGFEEAPTDATTGGFEEVAPPAEGEAGTDTEPAVDSPEPAEEPTS; this is encoded by the coding sequence ATGACCCTATTCGTAACCGTGCTGCACGTCCTCGTGTGCGTGGTACTCATCGTCGTCGTGCTGCTGCAGCGCGGCAAAGGCGCTGAGATGGGCGCCGTGCTCGGTGGCGGTGGCGGCAACACCGTCTTCGGCGCACGCGGTGCCGGCAACTTCCTCACCCGGCTGACGACAGCAGCCGCAGTGGTGTTCATGTTCACCAGCCTGATCCTGGCCTACTTCGCCCGGGAGAGCGCGGACTCGACGCTCTTCGAGGAGGTGCCCGCGGCCGTGGCACCTGCCGAGGAAGAGGCGGGAGGCTTCGAGGAAGCGCCCACCGATGCCACTACCGGCGGCTTCGAAGAAGTGGCACCGCCTGCGGAGGGTGAGGCTGGAACCGACACCGAGCCGGCGGTCGACAGCCCTGAGCCGGCGGAGGAGCCGACCTCGTAA
- a CDS encoding triose-phosphate isomerase produces MARRPILAANWKMQKTVGEALAFAEGFLPLVKGAAADVVLAPPATALHALGQAIRGSNVALAAQNVNPEPKGAFTGELSTEMLADVGCSYAIVGHSERRTLFGETDAFVAAKAEALLAQNILPIVCCGESLEQREANETFSFVGGQIRQSLARIDKTRATEIVVAYEPIWAIGTGKTATPEMAQDVHAMIRGVLGELFGADGEAIRIQYGGSVKPDNVTELMSQADIDGALVGGASLEPESFSKIVNFGG; encoded by the coding sequence ATGGCACGTCGACCGATCCTGGCAGCCAATTGGAAGATGCAGAAGACCGTCGGAGAGGCGCTGGCCTTTGCCGAGGGCTTCTTGCCTCTGGTCAAGGGTGCCGCCGCGGACGTGGTGCTGGCACCTCCGGCGACGGCTCTCCACGCCCTCGGCCAGGCGATCCGTGGTAGCAACGTCGCCCTCGCTGCGCAGAACGTGAACCCGGAGCCCAAAGGCGCCTTCACCGGCGAACTCTCGACGGAGATGCTCGCCGATGTCGGTTGCAGCTACGCCATCGTCGGCCATAGCGAGCGCCGCACGTTGTTTGGCGAAACCGATGCGTTCGTGGCCGCGAAAGCCGAGGCGCTCCTCGCGCAGAACATCCTGCCGATCGTCTGCTGCGGAGAATCCCTGGAGCAGCGCGAAGCGAACGAGACGTTTTCCTTCGTCGGCGGACAGATCCGGCAGAGCCTGGCTCGCATCGACAAGACCCGCGCCACCGAGATCGTCGTGGCCTACGAGCCCATCTGGGCCATCGGCACAGGCAAGACCGCTACGCCCGAGATGGCCCAGGATGTGCACGCGATGATTCGCGGCGTGCTGGGCGAACTCTTCGGTGCCGACGGCGAGGCGATTCGCATCCAATACGGCGGCTCGGTCAAGCCGGACAACGTGACCGAGCTGATGAGCCAGGCCGACATCGATGGCGCACTCGTGGGAGGCGCGAGCCTCGAACCCGAGAGCTTCTCCAAGATCGTCAATTTCGGCGGCTGA
- a CDS encoding phosphoglycerate kinase, whose protein sequence is MATKTLDELLAEGVRGQRVFVRADLNVPLGGGQIGDDTRIRAATGSLRRLLAGGARVVLASHLGRPKGERKPEFSLAPVAERLGELLERKVAFCPEVVGPLALSAADDLGEGELLLLENVRFEPGETRNDDALARSFAELADVYVNDAFGTAHRAHASTAGVARLVSRRAAGDLLRAELEHLKVVREPERPLLCLLGGAKVSDKLAVLEALAPHADVLAIGGAMAYTFLAARGEPTGTSLVEPDRIDDARRVEEAAAKAGRKLLLPTDHVVVEKLEPNAPAEVRAQVPDGLMGVDIGPETAAAYAAEAAAARTIFWNGPMGVFEMDAFAKGTEAVANAVASSAGHSVVGGGDSVAAINRLALGDRIGHLSTGGGASLEFVQGKTLPGVAALED, encoded by the coding sequence GTGGCCACCAAGACACTCGACGAGCTCCTTGCCGAAGGGGTTCGGGGCCAGCGCGTCTTCGTGCGCGCGGACCTGAACGTCCCTCTCGGAGGTGGCCAGATCGGAGACGATACGCGCATCCGCGCCGCGACCGGCAGCCTTCGGCGGCTGCTCGCGGGCGGAGCCCGGGTCGTCCTGGCCTCCCACCTCGGAAGGCCCAAGGGCGAACGCAAGCCCGAGTTCTCCCTCGCGCCCGTCGCCGAGCGGCTCGGAGAGTTGCTCGAGCGCAAGGTCGCCTTCTGTCCGGAAGTCGTCGGGCCCCTCGCACTGTCCGCAGCGGATGACCTCGGAGAGGGCGAGCTCCTGCTCCTGGAGAATGTCCGTTTCGAGCCCGGCGAGACCCGGAATGACGACGCCCTGGCGCGAAGTTTCGCCGAGCTGGCCGACGTCTACGTGAATGATGCCTTCGGCACCGCCCACCGGGCCCACGCCTCGACCGCAGGGGTCGCCCGGCTGGTATCGCGACGGGCCGCCGGGGATCTACTCCGTGCCGAGCTGGAACATCTGAAGGTCGTCCGCGAGCCGGAGCGCCCCCTGCTCTGCCTGCTCGGCGGCGCGAAGGTCTCTGACAAGCTGGCTGTGCTCGAAGCGTTGGCACCCCACGCGGATGTGCTCGCGATCGGCGGAGCCATGGCATACACCTTCCTCGCCGCGCGCGGCGAGCCCACGGGCACCTCTCTCGTGGAGCCGGATCGCATCGACGATGCTCGCCGGGTCGAGGAAGCCGCAGCGAAAGCGGGCCGCAAGCTCCTGCTGCCGACGGATCATGTCGTGGTCGAGAAGCTCGAACCGAACGCACCCGCTGAGGTCCGAGCCCAGGTGCCCGATGGCCTGATGGGTGTCGACATCGGCCCCGAGACGGCCGCCGCCTATGCGGCCGAGGCAGCCGCCGCCCGCACGATCTTCTGGAATGGACCGATGGGCGTCTTCGAAATGGACGCATTCGCCAAGGGCACCGAGGCGGTCGCGAACGCGGTCGCCAGCTCGGCCGGGCACTCCGTCGTTGGCGGCGGGGATTCAGTTGCCGCGATCAACCGGCTGGCGCTCGGCGATCGCATTGGACATCTCTCGACCGGCGGTGGCGCCTCCCTGGAATTCGTCCAGGGCAAGACGCTCCCCGGTGTTGCAGCGTTGGAGGATTGA
- the gap gene encoding type I glyceraldehyde-3-phosphate dehydrogenase has protein sequence MTVKVGINGFGRIGRLAYRAMQAKGIEVVGINDLVDPATLAHLLKYDSVHGRYPGDVTADGDNLVVDGKSIPITAERDPANLPWGKVGAQVVIESTGLFSSRDKAQLHLDAGAERVMITQPAGDPDVTVVMGVNDSDFDPANHRIVSNASCTTNCLGPMAKVLHTEFGIERGLMVTIHAYTADQRLVDAPHSDLRRARAGGLSMIPTKTGAARAIGLVMPELNGKLDGYAMRVPTPDVSAVDLSVQLKKSTDEATINAAIKAAADGPMKGILQYMDEPLVSADFVGNPHSSIFDVQSTKVMDGDFAKLLSWYDNEMGYATRVADLAEIMGRA, from the coding sequence ATGACGGTCAAGGTCGGTATCAACGGATTCGGACGGATCGGACGGTTGGCCTATCGGGCCATGCAGGCCAAGGGCATCGAGGTCGTCGGCATCAACGATCTCGTCGATCCCGCCACATTGGCTCATCTCCTGAAATATGACTCCGTCCACGGGCGCTACCCGGGCGACGTGACGGCGGACGGCGACAACCTGGTGGTCGATGGAAAGTCCATCCCGATCACCGCGGAGCGCGACCCGGCCAATCTGCCCTGGGGCAAGGTCGGCGCCCAGGTCGTGATCGAATCCACCGGCCTCTTCTCGAGCCGCGACAAGGCCCAGCTCCACCTGGACGCCGGCGCCGAGCGCGTGATGATCACCCAGCCCGCCGGCGACCCGGACGTGACGGTCGTAATGGGCGTCAACGATTCCGATTTCGATCCGGCCAACCACAGGATCGTTTCCAACGCATCCTGCACGACGAACTGCCTCGGCCCGATGGCCAAGGTGCTGCACACGGAGTTCGGGATCGAGCGCGGATTGATGGTCACCATCCACGCCTACACCGCCGACCAGCGGCTGGTCGATGCGCCGCATAGCGATCTCCGACGCGCCCGGGCAGGTGGGCTCTCGATGATCCCGACCAAGACCGGCGCCGCCCGGGCGATCGGGCTGGTCATGCCCGAGCTGAACGGCAAGCTCGACGGCTACGCCATGCGCGTTCCCACGCCGGACGTCTCCGCGGTCGATCTCTCGGTCCAGCTGAAGAAGAGCACGGATGAGGCCACCATCAACGCCGCCATCAAGGCCGCTGCCGATGGCCCGATGAAGGGCATCCTCCAGTACATGGACGAGCCGCTCGTCTCGGCGGACTTCGTTGGCAATCCCCACTCCTCGATCTTCGACGTGCAGAGCACCAAGGTGATGGACGGCGACTTCGCCAAGCTCCTCTCCTGGTACGACAACGAGATGGGCTACGCGACCCGCGTAGCGGATCTCGCCGAGATCATGGGCCGCGCCTAG